Proteins encoded by one window of Nasonia vitripennis strain AsymCx chromosome 5, Nvit_psr_1.1, whole genome shotgun sequence:
- the LOC100123991 gene encoding actin-histidine N-methyltransferase produces the protein MGRKSSEKSNKKRQNGALKQQEKEMYAECEKLFQASSISLNKNQLWENYQEISTILEKIKKLEECKSDSSDVPEREDVIEEFVDWLHKNEVNTDGVSIHKFPDYGLGLKANSDLNENDLILKIPRKLIFNVSTAAAELKDLEDDILIKHMPYVALAIALLIEKYKSTSLWKPYLNILPKNYCTVLYMSMDDMMELKESPALETALKQCRNIARQYSYFKKLFHNSKNSVSKLLADVFTYEEYRWAVSTIMTRQNVIPSENQSAMVHSLIPMWDMCNHSEGKITTNFNEISNCCECYAMKSFKTDDQIFIYYGSRTNAEFFVHSGFVYPDNANDSYELHLGIGSSDKLRSEKVELLSKIGLPVSNQFPLKPEPNLLTGALLGFLRVFNMTKDNLDFWLKSDTKLDIVKKDFSSDDVLDKSVLNFIMTRIKLLLTKYRTLEEDKIQALTASEDCRKLVLQMKFSEKKLLNRVLSSLESYSKV, from the exons atgGGGAGAAAATCGTCTGAGAAGAGTAATAAGAAGAGGCAGAATGGTGCTCTCAAACagcaagaaaaagaaatgtatGCAGAATGTGAAAAACTATTCCAAG CCAGCAGCATTTCATTAAACAAGAATCAGTTATGGGAGAACTATCAAGagatatcaacaattttagaaaaaataaaaaagctggAAGAGTGTAAATCAGATTCATCAGATGTGCCAGAACGAGAGGATGTGATTGAAGAATTTGTTGATTGGCTGCATAAAAATGAAGTAAACACTGATGGTGTTAGTATTCATAAGTTTCCTGATTATGGATTGGGTCTAAAAGCCAATTCagatttaaatgaaaatgacCTGATATTAAAGATACCAagaaaacttatttttaatgtATCTACAGCTGCGGCAGAGCTGAAAGATCTTGAAGATGACATATTAATTAAACACATGCCTTATGTAGCTTTAGCTATTGCACTTCTTATTGAAAAGTATAAAAGCACTTCTCTATGGAAGCCTTATTTGAATATTCttccaaaaaattattgtacagtTTTGTACATGAGCATGGATGATATGATGGAATTAAAAGAAAGCCCAGCTTTAG AAACTGCATTGAAACAATGCAGAAACATAGCTCGGCAAtattcatattttaaaaaactttttcacaATTCAAAGAATTCCGTGTCAAAGTTGTTGGCAGATGTATTTACATATGAAGAATATCG ATGGGCTGTATCAACCATTATGACAAGGCAAAATGTAATTCCAAGTGAAAATCAGTCAGCTATGGTTCATAGTTTAATCCCAATGTGGGATATGTGTAACCATAGTGAAGGAAAG ATTACTACTAATTTCAATGAAATCTCCAATTGCTGCGAGTGCTATGCAatgaaaagttttaaaacagatgatcagatttttatatattatggATCCCGCACAAACGCTGAATTTTTTGTACACTCTGGATTTGTTTATCCAGATAATGCAAAT GATTCTTATGAGTTACACCTTGGAATAGGTTCTTCGGATAAATTAAGGTCTGAAAAAGTTGAGCTACTATCAAAAATCGGATTACCAGTCTCAAATCAGTTTCCATTAAAACCAGAACCAAATCTACTAACAGGAGCACTACTTGGATTTCTTAGAGTATTCAACATGACTAAAGATAATCTAGATTTTTGGTTAAAATCAGATACAAAGCTTGATATAGtgaaaaaagatttttcaTCAGACGATGTCCTTGATAAAAgtgttttaaattttatcatgACAAGGATAAAGCTTTTACTTACTAAATATCGAACGTTAGAAGAA GATAAGATTCAAGCTCTAACTGCATCAGAAGACTGCCGAAAATTAGttttgcaaatgaaatttTCGGAAAAGAAGCTACTCAATCGTGTTTTATCATCTTTGGAAAGTTActcaaaagtttaa
- the Uqcr11 gene encoding cytochrome b-c1 complex subunit 10, whose protein sequence is MPAIGRKHIELAMKWLPSAATYGTGAGLTLLYFTDWKLVLQYMPYYGGKFKE, encoded by the exons ATGCCTGCGATTGGAAGGAAGCATATCGAGCTTGCCATGAAATG GTTACCATCAGCTGCAACGTATGGTACTGGAGCAGGTTTGACTTTGCTTTATTTCACTGACTGGAAATTAGTCCTTCAGTACATGCCATACTACGGAGGAAAATTCAAAGAATAA
- the LOC100123988 gene encoding uncharacterized protein LOC100123988 isoform X1: MNIIQDFEYQVQELRKKFEQCHLVYLQIEESPLKLAQRLKLEGIIEEYLSLVTNERKFVFQETSDIFYKSATTYKDFSGYKAAAGWCAISLYASNLLSQPWRREYRNIKTFSGFYKHEVESNLACAELMFAHMGYSMCKSKVLTLDGPIDPDKVSSVSRDAIVAFVECKILKRIWEEVSNNFNISWLEVLEFRKYYAGSADQAIRALNCRHVETLKMLAPQPNNIPKNRYYQSNQQIRPSTYDYVEKVSHSRENKNNNYSHRNDLDNDLRQDYKYSYPKGNSYEDFTPVFSHDVPGNFNADVNAKFRPAEPVYETQSFKARDNEFTPRSEMNNYRKSTDKINLLYRNDSREFPQELINEEPTFIQGSECIPAARDVPQNSLLFKEQQQQRVSKCNVKESDPILDTHEAETNEGSWNCDFCTFLNTDENVKICQMCGKTQKLNVDESFISDGKQCKQCTLLNSKVSSVCDACGFDL; the protein is encoded by the exons ATGAACATAATTCAAGATTTTGAATATCAAGTACaagaattaagaaaaaaatttgaacaaTGCCACTTAGTATATCTTCAGATAGAAGAAAGTCCTCTCAAGCTAGCACAACGATTAAAGCTAGAAG GTATAATCGAAGAATACCTAAGTTTGGTTACAAACGAGCGAAAATTCGTCTTTCAAGAAACGTcggatatattttataaatcggCAACGACGTACAAGGATTTCAGCGGTTACAAAGCTGCCGCTGGATGGTGTGCAATTTCTTTATACGCGTCAAATTTATTATCGCAACCTTGGCGTAGAGAATATAGAAACATTAAG ACTTTTAGCGGCTTTTACAAACATGAAGTCGAATCGAATTTGGCCTGTGCTGAGCTGATGTTTGCCCACATGGGCTATTCAATGTGCAAGAGCAAAGTATTAACTTTGGACGGACCTATAGATCCGGATAAAGTATCGAGCGTCAGCAGAGACGCTATTGTAGCTTTCGTCGAATGCAAA ATACTCAAACGAATATGGGAAGAAGTTTCGAACAACTTCAATATATCGTGGCTGGAAGTTTTGGAGTTTCGAAAATACTACGCAGGATCGGCAGATCAAGCCATTAGAGCGCTTAATTGCCGTCACGTTGAAACTTTGAAAATGCTAGCCCCGCAGCCTAATAATATTCCAAAGAACAGGTACTACCAATCGAATCAGCAAATTCGACCATCGACGTATGATTATGTAGAAAAAGTTTCGCACAGTAGAGAAAATAAGAATAACAATTACAGTCATCGCAATGACTTGGACAACGATCTAAGACAGGACTACAAATACTCATACCCCAAAGGAAATTCGTACGAAGACTTTACTCCAGTATTTTCACACGACGTTCCCGGCAATTTTAATGCTGACGTGAACGCGAAATTCCGACCCGCCGAACCCGTTTACGAGACCCAATCGTTCAAAGCAAGGGATAACGAATTCACCCCGAGAAGCGAAATGAATAATTATAGAAAATCCACtgacaaaattaatttactgTACAGGAACGACTCGAGAGAATTTCCTCAAG AACTAATTAACGAAGAGCCGACTTTCATCCAAGGTAGCGAATGTATTCCGGCGGCTAGGGATGTCCCGCAAAACAGTCTTTTATTTAAagagcagcaacaacaacgagTCAGCAAATGCAACGTCAAGGAATCCGATCCGATTTTAGATACTCACGAAGCGGAAACTAACGAGGGTAGTTGGAATTGCGACTTCTGTACATTTTTGAACACTGATGAGAACGTGAAGATATGTCAAATGTGCGGGAAAACTCAGAAACTAAACGTGGACGAATCTTTCATAAGTGATGGAAAACAATGTAAACAGTGTACTCTTCTCAATAGTAAAGTTTCATCTGTATGCGACGCGTGTGGATTTGATTTATGA
- the LOC100123988 gene encoding uncharacterized protein LOC100123988 isoform X2: MNIIQDFEYQVQELRKKFEQCHLVYLQIEESPLKLAQRLKLEGIIEEYLSLVTNERKFVFQETSDIFYKSATTYKDFSGYKAAAGWCAISLYASNLLSQPWRREYRNIKTFSGFYKHEVESNLACAELMFAHMGYSMCKSKVLTLDGPIDPDKVSSVSRDAIVAFVECKILKRIWEEVSNNFNISWLEVLEFRKYYAGSADQAIRALNCRHVETLKMLAPQPNNIPKNSHRNDLDNDLRQDYKYSYPKGNSYEDFTPVFSHDVPGNFNADVNAKFRPAEPVYETQSFKARDNEFTPRSEMNNYRKSTDKINLLYRNDSREFPQELINEEPTFIQGSECIPAARDVPQNSLLFKEQQQQRVSKCNVKESDPILDTHEAETNEGSWNCDFCTFLNTDENVKICQMCGKTQKLNVDESFISDGKQCKQCTLLNSKVSSVCDACGFDL; this comes from the exons ATGAACATAATTCAAGATTTTGAATATCAAGTACaagaattaagaaaaaaatttgaacaaTGCCACTTAGTATATCTTCAGATAGAAGAAAGTCCTCTCAAGCTAGCACAACGATTAAAGCTAGAAG GTATAATCGAAGAATACCTAAGTTTGGTTACAAACGAGCGAAAATTCGTCTTTCAAGAAACGTcggatatattttataaatcggCAACGACGTACAAGGATTTCAGCGGTTACAAAGCTGCCGCTGGATGGTGTGCAATTTCTTTATACGCGTCAAATTTATTATCGCAACCTTGGCGTAGAGAATATAGAAACATTAAG ACTTTTAGCGGCTTTTACAAACATGAAGTCGAATCGAATTTGGCCTGTGCTGAGCTGATGTTTGCCCACATGGGCTATTCAATGTGCAAGAGCAAAGTATTAACTTTGGACGGACCTATAGATCCGGATAAAGTATCGAGCGTCAGCAGAGACGCTATTGTAGCTTTCGTCGAATGCAAA ATACTCAAACGAATATGGGAAGAAGTTTCGAACAACTTCAATATATCGTGGCTGGAAGTTTTGGAGTTTCGAAAATACTACGCAGGATCGGCAGATCAAGCCATTAGAGCGCTTAATTGCCGTCACGTTGAAACTTTGAAAATGCTAGCCCCGCAGCCTAATAATATTCCAAAGAACAG TCATCGCAATGACTTGGACAACGATCTAAGACAGGACTACAAATACTCATACCCCAAAGGAAATTCGTACGAAGACTTTACTCCAGTATTTTCACACGACGTTCCCGGCAATTTTAATGCTGACGTGAACGCGAAATTCCGACCCGCCGAACCCGTTTACGAGACCCAATCGTTCAAAGCAAGGGATAACGAATTCACCCCGAGAAGCGAAATGAATAATTATAGAAAATCCACtgacaaaattaatttactgTACAGGAACGACTCGAGAGAATTTCCTCAAG AACTAATTAACGAAGAGCCGACTTTCATCCAAGGTAGCGAATGTATTCCGGCGGCTAGGGATGTCCCGCAAAACAGTCTTTTATTTAAagagcagcaacaacaacgagTCAGCAAATGCAACGTCAAGGAATCCGATCCGATTTTAGATACTCACGAAGCGGAAACTAACGAGGGTAGTTGGAATTGCGACTTCTGTACATTTTTGAACACTGATGAGAACGTGAAGATATGTCAAATGTGCGGGAAAACTCAGAAACTAAACGTGGACGAATCTTTCATAAGTGATGGAAAACAATGTAAACAGTGTACTCTTCTCAATAGTAAAGTTTCATCTGTATGCGACGCGTGTGGATTTGATTTATGA
- the LOC100123985 gene encoding spermidine synthase — protein sequence MNALKQGWFSEINGLWPGIAQSLEVEKILYEGQSEYQHVLVLQTKSYGKALVLDGIIQCTEKDEFSYQEMISFLPLCSHPNPKTVLIVGGGDGGVAREVAKFPGVEKIYQVEIDNKVVEVSKQFLPFMAKGFSDPKVNLHIGDGFEFMKQHSNEFDVIITDSSDPVGPAISLFQEPYFALLKKALKPNGIVCCQAGTVWSNLDQVQDTLTHCRSIFPKVAYGVSSVPTYPTGQIGYMLGSLNPETNFNEPLKTFSEDELDKMELRYYSDKIHRASFELPRFAKKSLKL from the exons ATGAATGCTTTGAAACAAGGATGGTTCAGTGAAATTAATGGATTGTGGCCTGGAATCGCCCAATCATTGGAAGTCGAAAAAATTCTGTACGAAGGACAATCGGAATATCAACACGTTTTAGTTCTACAAAC AAAATCTTACGGTAAAGCTTTGGTACTTGACGGCATCATTCAATGTACCGAGAAAGATGAGTTTTCCTATCAAGAAATGATCTCGTTCCTACCGTTGTGTTCTCATCCCAATCCCAAAACG GTTTTGATAGTAGGCGGTGGCGACGGCGGTGTAGCCCGAGAAGTAGCTAAGTTTCCTGGCGTTGAGAAAATTTACCAAGTCGAGATCGACAACAAGGTCGTCGAAGTCTCCAAACAATTTCTGCCATTCATGGCCAAGGGTTTCTCTGACCCAAAGGTAAATTTACACATCGGGGACGGCTTCGAATTCATGAAGCAGCACAGCAACGAGTTCGACGTTATTATAACCGATAGCAGCGATCCAGTGG GACCTGCAATATCGCTGTTTCAAGAGCCTTACTTCGCATTGCTGAAGAAGGCGTTAAAACCTAATGGAATTGTTTGCTGCCAAGCTGGAACCGTTTGGTCTAATCTCGATCAAGTTCAGGATACTTTGACCCACTGCAGATCGATATTTCCAAAAGTGGCGTATGGAGTTTCGTCCGTGCCTACGTATCCGACTGGACAGATCGGCTATATGCTTGGAAGTCTCAACCCC GAAACAAATTTCAACGAACCTCTGAAGACTTTCAGCGAAGATGAACTCGATAAAATGGAATTAAGATATTACAGCGACAAGATTCATCGAGCTAGTTTTGAATTGCCTAGATTTGCTAAGAAGAGcttgaaattataa